From the genome of Alphaproteobacteria bacterium, one region includes:
- the ntrC gene encoding nitrogen regulation protein NR(I): protein MSRPTVLLADDDRAICTVLSQAIRREGFNVVTTDDAEILLNWVEEGKGDLVITDVLMPKGNGLDFLPRIKSARPDLPVIVISANNTLMTAVKATELGAFEYFPKPFDLDALVGCVQTSLADRLGDDEAVAIEGTSSDDEHVLIGHSPAMQEVYKILARLVPVDLTVLLRGESGTGKELIARTLHTLSPRSKKPFIAVNMAAIPRDLIESELFGHEKGAFTGATNRKAGRFEQAEGGTLFLDEIGDMPLDAQTRLLRALQECEYMPVGSTQTHKTDIRIVCATHRDLSILVQEGAFREDLFFRLNVVPIYVPPLRERKEDIEALAVHCLANARKKGLPDKRLTTNAITALTEYAWPGNVRELENLIYRLTALSSEPALTEAIVRDALRPIATTALGANKKANSESLQDMIEVHLRQYFLAHKGDLPATGLYERVLDSMEKPLLKVMMEQVEGHQLRAAEILGINRNTLRKKLRERGIDLHHTGHKTGRR, encoded by the coding sequence ATGTCCAGACCTACCGTTTTACTTGCGGATGATGACCGCGCCATTTGCACTGTGTTATCACAGGCTATCCGGCGCGAAGGCTTTAATGTGGTAACTACCGATGACGCAGAAATTTTGCTCAATTGGGTAGAAGAAGGCAAAGGCGATCTGGTAATTACCGATGTGCTGATGCCCAAAGGAAACGGGCTGGATTTCTTGCCACGCATTAAAAGCGCCCGCCCCGACTTGCCTGTCATTGTCATAAGCGCAAACAACACTCTGATGACAGCCGTTAAAGCAACTGAGCTTGGCGCATTTGAGTATTTCCCTAAGCCGTTCGATTTAGATGCGCTGGTGGGTTGTGTACAAACCTCCCTTGCAGACCGTCTGGGTGACGATGAAGCGGTAGCGATAGAAGGCACATCCTCGGATGATGAGCATGTGCTTATAGGTCACTCTCCGGCGATGCAGGAAGTATATAAAATTCTGGCGCGGCTAGTGCCGGTGGACTTGACGGTGCTGCTACGTGGAGAATCTGGTACTGGTAAAGAACTGATTGCCCGCACATTGCACACATTAAGCCCACGTAGTAAAAAGCCATTTATTGCGGTAAATATGGCGGCTATCCCCCGCGATCTGATTGAAAGCGAATTGTTTGGGCATGAAAAAGGCGCATTTACCGGCGCAACCAATCGCAAAGCCGGACGCTTTGAGCAGGCCGAGGGTGGTACATTATTTTTGGATGAAATTGGCGATATGCCTCTGGATGCCCAGACACGTCTGCTACGCGCTCTGCAAGAGTGTGAATATATGCCCGTGGGTAGCACACAAACCCACAAAACAGATATACGTATTGTATGTGCAACCCACAGAGATTTATCAATTCTGGTGCAGGAAGGTGCATTCCGCGAAGATTTATTCTTTCGCTTAAATGTTGTGCCAATTTATGTGCCGCCCCTGCGTGAACGCAAAGAAGACATCGAAGCGTTGGCGGTGCATTGCCTTGCCAATGCACGCAAAAAAGGATTACCTGATAAGCGATTGACCACTAATGCTATTACGGCACTGACCGAATATGCGTGGCCAGGCAATGTGCGTGAATTGGAAAACCTCATTTACCGGCTTACGGCGCTTTCGTCTGAACCTGCTCTTACCGAAGCAATAGTGCGCGATGCGTTGCGCCCTATCGCCACCACTGCATTGGGGGCGAATAAAAAAGCCAACAGCGAATCCTTGCAAGATATGATCGAGGTGCATCTGCGACAATATTTTCTTGCCCATAAGGGCGATTTGCCCGCTACCGGACTTTATGAGCGAGTATTGGATTCGATGGAAAAGCCATTGCTAAAAGTAATGATGGAACAAGTAGAGGGGCATCAGCTCCGGGCAGCAGAAATATTGGGAATAAATCGCAATACCCTGCGCAAAAAGCTAAGAGAGCGTGGAATTGACCTGCATCACACCGGCCATAAAACGGGGCGGCGATGA
- a CDS encoding phosphatidylglycerophosphatase A, with amino-acid sequence MTTDTPQTPLSFFHPVSLLATWFGSGKSPKAPGTMGSIAALPFAYAIHTLAGAQILMLSSLILFFVGIWVSDKYVEANGTKHDPGEIVIDEVVGVWLILVALPITLNGYIFGFLLFRVFDIFKPWPISVCDKHVPGGFGIMLDDLLAAIYPVLIIGLLVIFCGITGQTWMSDFYEFLGKNGF; translated from the coding sequence ATGACAACAGACACCCCTCAAACTCCTTTATCATTCTTTCACCCCGTGTCGTTACTGGCCACATGGTTTGGTTCGGGCAAAAGCCCTAAAGCCCCAGGTACCATGGGCAGCATAGCCGCATTACCATTTGCCTATGCCATTCACACCCTCGCTGGTGCGCAGATTCTCATGCTGAGCTCGTTGATATTATTTTTTGTGGGCATTTGGGTGAGTGATAAATATGTCGAGGCTAACGGCACAAAACACGACCCTGGCGAGATTGTAATTGATGAAGTGGTGGGTGTGTGGCTCATATTGGTAGCTCTTCCCATTACACTAAACGGCTATATTTTTGGTTTTTTGCTGTTCCGAGTCTTTGACATTTTTAAACCCTGGCCTATTTCGGTGTGCGACAAACATGTGCCAGGGGGGTTCGGCATTATGCTGGACGACCTGCTTGCCGCCATCTACCCCGTGTTAATTATTGGTCTACTCGTCATATTTTGCGGCATCACTGGCCAAACATGGATGTCAGATTTTTATGAGTTTTTAGGAAAAAATGGTTTCTGA
- a CDS encoding bifunctional 2-C-methyl-D-erythritol 4-phosphate cytidylyltransferase/2-C-methyl-D-erythritol 2,4-cyclodiphosphate synthase, producing MSRPSERIIALIVAAGEGRRMSGDTPKQYCQLQGKTVLRRSVEAFLKHPAVDDVCVVIHPDHETLYLQAVDGLKLLPPIIGGATRQISVRHGVEYLSAQALADFVLVHDAARCLIDADTISRVISALIEGSAQAVVPAIAVSDTLKIVHNSHVESTVDRNKLYMIQTPQGFKLKDLNELHLNESSKNITDDAGLAEAAGIEVKCVAGNNKNFKLTHPEDWSLAQMYSQQNLLPRTGLGYDVHRLIASNGTRKLWLCGVEILHDKVLDGHSDADVGLHALTDALLGALALGDIGTHFPPNDAQWQGADSAKFVRYCLEQVHAREALITHVDITLICEAPKVSPHRAAMQERVASLLNISINNVSIKATTTEKLGFTGRQEGIAAHAIATLLHPYETL from the coding sequence ATGTCCCGCCCTTCTGAACGCATTATTGCCCTAATTGTTGCCGCAGGTGAAGGTCGCCGTATGTCAGGTGACACGCCCAAGCAATATTGCCAGCTACAAGGAAAAACGGTATTACGACGCTCGGTAGAGGCATTTTTAAAGCATCCGGCAGTAGATGATGTTTGCGTAGTGATTCATCCCGATCATGAGACACTATATTTGCAAGCGGTAGATGGGCTAAAACTACTACCGCCCATAATTGGTGGAGCTACGCGACAAATCTCAGTGCGCCATGGCGTCGAATATTTATCCGCGCAAGCGCTGGCTGATTTTGTATTGGTGCATGATGCCGCACGCTGCCTAATAGATGCAGACACCATAAGCCGCGTTATTTCTGCACTTATTGAGGGTAGTGCACAAGCAGTGGTACCAGCTATTGCTGTAAGCGATACGCTTAAAATCGTGCATAATTCGCATGTGGAATCCACTGTAGATCGCAATAAGCTTTACATGATACAAACTCCACAAGGATTTAAATTAAAAGACTTAAATGAACTCCATCTGAACGAAAGTTCAAAAAATATTACTGATGATGCAGGGCTTGCCGAAGCCGCTGGCATTGAAGTAAAATGCGTTGCCGGAAATAACAAAAATTTCAAACTCACACACCCAGAAGACTGGAGTCTTGCGCAGATGTATAGCCAGCAAAACCTCCTCCCCCGCACCGGATTGGGGTATGATGTACACCGCCTTATTGCCAGCAATGGCACAAGGAAATTATGGCTTTGTGGCGTCGAGATTCTGCACGACAAAGTGCTTGATGGCCATTCGGATGCAGATGTGGGCTTACACGCTCTAACCGATGCGCTACTGGGCGCACTTGCACTTGGTGACATTGGCACACATTTCCCCCCAAACGATGCTCAATGGCAGGGCGCAGATTCAGCAAAGTTTGTGCGCTATTGTTTAGAGCAGGTTCACGCTCGCGAGGCGCTTATTACACATGTAGACATTACATTAATATGCGAAGCGCCCAAAGTTTCTCCACATCGTGCAGCAATGCAAGAACGAGTGGCAAGTCTTTTAAATATATCAATTAACAACGTAAGTATAAAAGCCACAACAACAGAAAAACTTGGCTTTACTGGTAGGCAGGAGGGCATCGCCGCCCATGCTATTGCCACGTTACTGCATCCATATGAGACATTATAA
- the dusB gene encoding tRNA dihydrouridine synthase DusB has translation MALQIGSVEVKDPVLLAPMTGVSDLPFRRLAKRHGAGMVVSEMIASRAMIMETKRSLQMAQHEPEEFPMAVQLAGCEPEVMAEAAKLNEANGATIIDINFGCPVKKVVNGNAGSSLMRDEVLAGKILEATVNAVKIPVTLKMRTGWDDANRNAPKLAQIAQESGIQMLTVHGRTRCQFYKGHADWKFIREVKEAVKLPVIANGDINSYDDVDRAIEASGADGVMIGRGSYGRPWFVGQVAHYLRTGEKLPDPDMVALRAIVLEHYEDMLSHYGVDAGYRIARKHVGWYSNGMHNSAAFRLEVNQMTDTKQILQRIAKFYDGEIELRANKNLAEQAA, from the coding sequence ATGGCGTTGCAAATTGGCTCGGTAGAGGTAAAAGATCCGGTTCTTTTGGCGCCCATGACAGGGGTTTCCGATCTGCCGTTTCGGCGTTTAGCAAAGCGTCATGGCGCTGGTATGGTGGTTTCGGAAATGATCGCCAGCCGCGCTATGATTATGGAAACCAAACGCAGCTTGCAAATGGCGCAACACGAGCCGGAAGAATTTCCGATGGCGGTGCAGCTTGCGGGTTGTGAACCAGAAGTCATGGCCGAAGCGGCAAAACTGAACGAAGCCAACGGTGCAACCATAATTGATATTAATTTTGGCTGCCCAGTAAAAAAAGTTGTAAATGGTAATGCTGGCTCTTCACTGATGCGCGACGAAGTACTGGCAGGAAAAATTTTAGAAGCAACTGTAAATGCGGTGAAAATTCCGGTTACTTTAAAAATGCGCACGGGGTGGGATGATGCGAATCGCAATGCTCCAAAGCTGGCGCAAATTGCACAGGAATCGGGCATTCAGATGTTGACCGTTCATGGCCGTACGCGCTGCCAGTTTTATAAAGGCCATGCAGACTGGAAATTTATCCGCGAAGTGAAAGAGGCAGTGAAGTTGCCTGTCATTGCTAATGGCGACATTAACAGCTATGACGATGTAGACCGTGCAATAGAAGCATCCGGTGCAGATGGCGTGATGATTGGCCGTGGAAGCTATGGTCGCCCATGGTTTGTCGGGCAGGTTGCCCATTATCTGCGTACAGGTGAAAAGCTACCAGATCCGGATATGGTTGCATTACGTGCCATTGTGCTGGAGCATTACGAGGATATGCTTTCGCATTATGGTGTAGACGCTGGCTATCGCATTGCCCGCAAACATGTAGGCTGGTATTCCAATGGTATGCATAATTCTGCGGCTTTTCGGCTGGAAGTAAATCAAATGACGGATACAAAGCAGATTTTGCAGCGTATTGCAAAATTTTATGATGGCGAAATTGAACTGCGCGCCAATAAAAACCTTGCGGAGCAGGCGGCATAA
- a CDS encoding CinA family protein → MVSDPQVLRKAEALLLACRSHGITLAVAESCTGGLLSATLTEIAGCSDVFIGGAITYSNKSKHDVLKISTELINEFGAVSKQVANSMASQAAAIFQCELAVGITGIAGPSGGTNNKPVGTVHLATCYNNIMAHRACHFSGSRSDIRLASVAMALSMLLETIGDSKNV, encoded by the coding sequence ATGGTTTCTGATCCCCAAGTTTTGCGTAAAGCTGAAGCGCTGCTTCTGGCTTGTCGGTCGCATGGCATCACCTTAGCCGTGGCAGAGTCCTGCACCGGCGGATTACTCAGCGCCACCTTGACCGAAATAGCGGGATGCTCTGATGTATTTATAGGCGGAGCCATCACATATTCTAATAAATCAAAGCATGATGTATTGAAAATAAGCACCGAATTAATAAATGAATTTGGTGCCGTATCTAAACAAGTAGCCAACAGCATGGCAAGCCAAGCCGCGGCCATTTTTCAATGTGAGCTTGCTGTGGGTATAACTGGCATTGCTGGCCCCAGCGGCGGCACAAATAATAAACCTGTAGGAACAGTACATCTGGCCACATGCTACAACAACATAATGGCGCATAGAGCCTGCCATTTTAGCGGATCTCGCAGCGATATACGCCTAGCATCGGTTGCCATGGCGCTATCCATGCTATTGGAAACCATTGGTGATTCAAAAAACGTTTAA
- a CDS encoding ATP-binding protein, with amino-acid sequence MPISSNPIAPLPEFSADAVCDVLPLALIAMDDAYRIFYANAAAERLLNVSAKVMHGRLLAEIIDLDSSWQALLLQATDYHNGAKGYDLHLKPLRSGETAKVHVHITNCQPFVQNAQSGRIMVLENIAASEKLENHANQRSTMRSAAVMGHILAHEVRNPLSGIKGAAQLLHKTTQDADDKSLLTLIISEVERISGLMGQVEYFSTQKPIETTAVNIHEVLRYVTNIAKQGWASHVEFFEQYDPSLPEVQGNRELLIQAIMNLVKNAAEAVQDVHVPRISLSTAYRSGYRVAMAGSEILVNLPICVQISDNGSGIADDMRGQIFDPFVTGKNTGKGLGLAVVAKVVADHGGVIALESSTPGNTVFSLQLPAVTTRT; translated from the coding sequence ATGCCGATTTCCTCCAACCCTATAGCACCATTACCTGAATTTTCTGCGGATGCGGTATGTGATGTGCTGCCGTTAGCATTGATTGCAATGGATGATGCGTATCGAATTTTTTATGCCAATGCCGCCGCTGAGCGTTTGCTGAATGTCAGTGCCAAGGTAATGCATGGCCGGTTGCTGGCCGAAATTATCGATCTAGATTCGTCATGGCAGGCGTTATTGCTGCAAGCGACAGATTATCATAACGGTGCAAAAGGGTACGATCTGCACCTCAAGCCCTTGCGAAGCGGTGAGACGGCAAAAGTACATGTGCATATTACCAACTGCCAGCCTTTTGTGCAAAACGCGCAATCTGGGCGTATTATGGTGCTGGAAAATATTGCCGCCAGCGAGAAACTGGAAAATCACGCGAACCAACGCAGCACAATGCGCTCGGCGGCTGTAATGGGGCATATTCTGGCACATGAAGTGCGCAACCCGCTATCGGGCATCAAAGGTGCGGCGCAATTGCTGCATAAAACTACGCAGGATGCAGATGACAAATCGCTGCTAACTTTGATTATCAGCGAGGTAGAGCGTATTAGTGGATTGATGGGGCAGGTGGAATATTTTTCTACCCAAAAACCTATAGAAACCACTGCGGTGAATATTCATGAAGTGCTGCGATATGTTACGAATATTGCCAAGCAGGGCTGGGCATCCCATGTGGAATTTTTCGAACAATACGATCCCTCGCTACCCGAAGTACAAGGCAACCGCGAATTGCTTATTCAGGCAATAATGAATTTGGTGAAAAATGCCGCAGAAGCGGTGCAGGATGTACATGTGCCGCGCATCAGCCTGTCTACCGCGTATCGTAGTGGTTATCGTGTGGCAATGGCGGGCAGTGAGATTTTGGTGAACCTGCCCATATGTGTGCAAATAAGTGATAACGGCAGTGGCATTGCCGACGATATGCGCGGCCAGATTTTTGATCCGTTTGTAACGGGAAAAAACACAGGTAAAGGCCTGGGCCTGGCGGTGGTTGCAAAAGTAGTGGCAGATCATGGTGGAGTAATTGCGTTGGAGTCCAGCACCCCCGGCAATACGGTTTTTTCGTTGCAGTTGCCAGCTGTGACCACGCGGACATGA
- a CDS encoding PAS domain-containing sensor histidine kinase → MTQGAAKEGTALSQSVIAKRGKKFSFSRNIALLLIIAAIASAFTTYVVMTRSENPFGPDPETIITLALVNLALLLALIAVVAHRAYRLWLELRSGSVGSRLQMRIVVMFSLVTMIPTIMVAGFSAFFLNAGIEAWFSERVNTGLEESVVVAEAYLKEHRDIIKADVRSMVSELDREFYEGSNTPNALSKILTAQANLRGLVEAAIVQRGQMLAHTNLTFALSFERLPPQAVDSAEQGNIVVIADDDKIRAVMKLRSMPDAFLVIGRLIDRAVVEHMENAQSAVNEYRAVRAQLSNIQIQFSIMFVLVALLLLLSAIWYGMFFAARLVVPISHLVEAAERVRAGDYATRVDEGPDNDELGTLGRAFNRMTNQLASQRRDLMKANRQLDNRRRFTEAVLSGVSAGVIALDSFGVITLNNRSSQQLLGLPAEEDMTGKAVNEILPEIEPIMREVAARPDRLQQADLTIQRNDKTLTLHARLAAQEFDGELESYILTFDDITPMVTAQRHAAWADVARRVAHEIKNPLTPIQLSAQRLKRKYLKQLDESEHENFAKYTDTIIRHVGDIGRMVEEFVGFARMPAPRFSREDMNDLISRAVFSEETAHPNVTYALELSEKPIFAEIDASQVRQVITNLVKNAAEAIDAHFANDAGDSESSNGHIVVACLQTDDVCLIEVKDNGIGFPGDQIHRLLEPYVTTRAKGTGLGLAIVKKIMEDHNGRVELENRPEGGALVRLVFPVERPKEKIKPAMPIKI, encoded by the coding sequence ATGACTCAGGGGGCAGCAAAAGAAGGGACTGCATTATCACAAAGCGTCATAGCTAAACGGGGTAAAAAGTTTAGTTTCAGCCGTAATATTGCATTGTTGCTTATTATTGCGGCCATTGCTTCAGCTTTTACTACCTATGTGGTAATGACGCGTAGCGAAAACCCTTTTGGCCCTGACCCTGAAACGATTATTACGCTGGCGCTGGTGAATCTGGCGTTGTTATTGGCGCTTATTGCAGTGGTTGCTCATCGGGCATATCGCTTGTGGCTGGAGTTACGAAGTGGATCTGTCGGATCGCGGCTGCAAATGCGCATTGTGGTGATGTTCAGCCTCGTTACCATGATTCCAACTATCATGGTGGCGGGATTCTCTGCATTTTTCCTGAATGCTGGTATCGAGGCATGGTTTAGCGAACGGGTGAATACCGGTTTGGAAGAATCGGTGGTGGTGGCAGAAGCTTACCTTAAAGAGCATCGTGACATTATCAAAGCTGATGTACGCTCAATGGTATCAGAGCTAGACCGCGAGTTTTATGAGGGCTCTAACACACCCAATGCTTTGAGTAAAATTCTTACTGCTCAAGCGAATTTACGTGGCTTGGTTGAGGCCGCAATCGTACAGCGCGGGCAGATGCTGGCACATACCAACCTTACATTTGCGCTTTCATTCGAGCGGCTGCCTCCACAAGCGGTAGATAGTGCAGAACAAGGAAATATTGTGGTAATTGCCGATGATGATAAAATTCGTGCGGTGATGAAGCTACGCTCTATGCCCGATGCGTTTTTGGTTATTGGCCGATTAATAGACCGCGCCGTAGTTGAGCATATGGAAAACGCCCAATCTGCAGTGAATGAGTATCGCGCCGTTCGCGCTCAGCTATCAAACATACAAATTCAATTTTCTATAATGTTTGTGCTGGTGGCGTTGTTGCTTTTGCTTTCTGCAATATGGTACGGCATGTTTTTTGCGGCGCGGCTGGTGGTACCTATTTCGCATTTGGTCGAAGCTGCCGAGCGCGTCAGGGCAGGTGATTATGCCACGCGGGTAGATGAAGGCCCGGATAATGACGAGCTTGGCACATTAGGCCGCGCATTTAACCGTATGACAAATCAGCTGGCATCGCAGCGGCGCGATTTAATGAAGGCGAATCGCCAGTTAGATAATCGCAGACGCTTTACCGAAGCAGTGTTATCAGGAGTATCTGCTGGAGTGATCGCATTGGATAGCTTTGGCGTAATTACATTGAACAACCGTTCATCGCAGCAGCTGTTGGGCTTGCCTGCCGAAGAGGATATGACAGGAAAAGCTGTGAATGAAATATTACCAGAGATTGAACCGATAATGCGGGAAGTAGCGGCGCGACCAGACCGCCTGCAACAAGCAGATTTGACCATACAGCGCAATGATAAAACACTTACATTGCATGCGCGTCTGGCGGCACAGGAGTTTGATGGCGAACTCGAAAGCTATATTTTGACGTTTGACGATATAACGCCAATGGTAACGGCGCAGCGTCATGCTGCATGGGCGGATGTGGCGCGGCGCGTGGCGCATGAAATCAAAAACCCGCTTACCCCGATTCAGCTTTCCGCACAGCGCTTGAAACGCAAGTATCTTAAGCAACTGGATGAAAGTGAGCATGAGAATTTTGCTAAATATACCGATACAATTATCCGCCATGTGGGGGATATTGGGCGTATGGTGGAGGAATTTGTAGGTTTTGCCCGTATGCCAGCGCCCCGTTTTTCTCGCGAGGACATGAATGATTTAATATCAAGGGCAGTTTTCTCTGAAGAAACAGCGCATCCTAACGTAACCTATGCGTTGGAATTGTCAGAAAAACCAATATTTGCTGAAATTGATGCAAGTCAAGTTAGACAAGTCATCACAAATCTTGTAAAAAATGCAGCAGAGGCCATTGATGCACATTTTGCAAACGATGCAGGTGACAGTGAAAGTTCGAACGGACATATTGTTGTCGCCTGTTTGCAAACAGATGATGTTTGCCTTATTGAGGTGAAAGATAACGGCATCGGCTTTCCCGGTGACCAAATCCACCGCTTGCTTGAGCCATATGTAACTACCCGCGCAAAGGGCACAGGATTAGGGCTGGCAATTGTGAAGAAGATTATGGAAGACCATAATGGCCGAGTCGAACTGGAAAACCGCCCCGAAGGCGGCGCGTTGGTGCGATTGGTTTTTCCGGTTGAAAGGCCAAAAGAAAAAATAAAACCGGCAATGCCGATAAAGATATAA